gacggattttaggttaggtttaggggtttttctttctcatggttttgggagtctatcgtgctgataacgtgttgtaattagagactttagagactgaatatttctctgttattattaatgatcgagaggttcctttatataaggattacaagatgaagataaatgaAAAGTATCCAAAAACTAAACTCACTatgattaggaaaactactaatacataataatggaaagattacatctactaggaaaaggaaagagtttccttttctccaagttTTGTGGCCACctttctctctcctgaagttggctctctctctcctctctctaagGCTTCgaccatctctccatcttctaggtattgggccggtcttggGCCGGACCTAGTTAATGGCAAttcactccatgatttataacaatataCTCAATCACAGGTTACGCAAGCTTTCTTTTATTGTCTACAGACCCGTGAGATGTTAAGTGCATTGCATGTAAAGTATCAAGATCTCGAATATATAACGTGTTGTTATTCCTGTGAAAGGGTTTTAACTAAGGAAACAAGCTATTGAAGGGAACTATTACTAAAGTTCTCTTAGGAAATCACTGCGCCTGATTTGAGTTCAATTGAAGAAGTACTGGAGTGAGAGAGTAAGATGTATAGTACCCAGAGATGAAGGCAAACCAGATAGACCAAAGCCCATTTTTTAGCAGTCGGGTTTCTACGCAAGAAGACAGTTCCAGAGACGAATATAGCGTTTAGTTGCATCACTAGCCATCCCAAATGTTTCTTTCCTGACCTGATTTTACTTTGGAAAGCTGGTTTTAACTTTGATCCTGAGAGTTTCCATTCTCCTGCTTCAAGATCTTGGGACGAGGCTTCGGTTGCAGACATGCCTTTGTTATCTTCTATAAGCCTTGCCTAGCAAAGAATCAAACTTTGGTTGTGTGTAGGTGAAGAACAGATTTTTGGGAGCAGATTGGTGGGATTCATCGATGTACCTCGATTCTAAACAGTATAGTTGCTTTCTCTGATGAAAGCGCTTCGACCTGGTGAATTTGGCAAGAGAGTCAGGAACCTTTTATCTGAATTCTTGTTATTGAAAAGTGTTCATGTACCTGGGATTGTTTTTGAATAAGATGGTCAGTTAGTTGGTCAAGTCTTCGTCTCAGTTCAGTTTCCACTTCAGTTGGTTCTTCGAGGTCTTTCTTCATCGTACTGATGTCTGCTTCCAGTTTATTTGCCTGGAGTTTTAACAAAGGAACCAATGTCAATAGTGACAGTATGTGTCTTGAGCAACAGCCCAATCTTTCATAGAAAACTTATACAGCTGCATATACCAAATCATTCCATATTGAACCTGGAGAGTAAGTCACAAGTAGGTAACTGTGGTATCTAACCTTATCTTGCAACCGTCCGATTTTATCAGTCAGCAAAGAAATCTCTGCTTCAAGCATCTGGTGTTCGAATATGTCTCCTCTGGAAGCATCTAACTACATAGGCCACATGTAAGCAGCATGATTCCCAgaccaaataaagaaaaatttatatgctgaaattgagaaaaaacaaaataaagaaaagaaggaaGAGTCAAAGCACCTTGTTTAAAAGATTTCCACTTCCCCGGATATTAGAAGTTTTTCGCTTCAGAACTACATGATAAACActtctttaaagaaatacaGAAGTGCTTATTGCCAAATGACCATGAGTAGTAAAACAGAGTTATTTGGAGTAGAGGAAGTTTCTCTAACAGGGAATTCTTCAATACATATTAGTAACTATTACATTTCCTTAGGAAAGCACCTATACCTTCAAGAGCAGACTCTTTAACCTCAACTTGTTCCCGGAGTAAAGTTACCTGATCTATCTGGtacatcagaaaaaaaaaagagattggtAAACAAATGCACATACATAGCTGGTTATAAAACCTTGATCCAAGCTCCCTTTGCCTCATACGAGTGTATATTTTCCAATAGCAACAACTATCATGAACATTTTACCTATATTGTTTCAACTGAATAAAGTAATCTATATACCTGAGTTTGGAGCTTCTTCTGCCCAGCAGCAAACGATCTTGTAAGTTCAGTGTTTGTCGCCTAAAACATTCCATTTATTATGTTCAAATCAGATCAAATCATCTTGCTCCACTTATAAAGTAACAAAACTTTCAATTGTCGGCAAACAAATTATGCATTCTGTAATACCTCTAATCCGGCCAGGTGTGAAAAAACTTCCATTCTAGTATTGTTATGCTTCTGTTTTTCGAGGTCAGCTGCGTCCAGTGTTTCCATCATGTTTGTTTGCAACTCCGCAGCCTAACGATATAGGACAACAACAGCAAATATATAGTTCACCTTGCTCGAGTAATACAGAGATCAAATCATATTATAGGCGTCGGCAACAATGACATGCGTGATCTTTGCAGTTTAGACCGAAGGACACAACTAGTGTTTTGCTAGTGTCAAAGATAATGAGCATGCCATTTATTAATCTGAATCAACTAATATGAATGCATTCATATTGTCAATCAAAACACAACACAGAGTCTAAGCAATCTTAAGTACTTACTACCTTCATCAATGcaaggaaaaaaaacataaaaaactgCTACCTCTCGTGCCTGTTGTTTAGCTCGTTCGTCGACTATTTTCTCTAAACTCTGTTTTTCACCCTCAAGTCTTGCTACCATATATTCTCACGCTCTTTGATAACCTCTACAGCTTTTGCTGCAACTTTCTAAGCaaaaactttctctcttctcctcctccgcTCATCCCTCTGACGCTCCCTCTCAGAGTCAGTGCTCGAGTCAGACTCATAATCCGATTCAGAATCATCACTTGAAAACGAAGAATCCTTCCTCTCTAGTCCATCAGAAACATTGCTCTTTGAGACTTCCCCCCTCACTTGTTTCCTCCATACATCACTTCTTATAGGCTCACGACCTTCTTTTCTTCCTACATTTGATAATTTCTCCCTAATGAAAGTCTCAGTAGTATATCTTGTGGAGTTATCCAGAGGAGATGGTGCAGCAGCATTAACATCCTTCTCAGACTCTTTGTGCGTATCCTGAGAAGCATTCTTACTTTTCATGTCAGCATCAGAAGGGCGGCTAGACCCTTCCTTATCCATCTGTTTTTGTGGCATCCCTCCATTACCACTACTCTTGCTTGATCAGATCTGCGCAGCGTTTTACCGCTAGGTTTTAGCTCTAATGAGTTCCTCTGAGATCCACCATCACTACTACTACTACCTTCATATGTTTTCTTCCTCAACTGATCTTTCAACGAAACAAGACTTGCGGATTTTGAAAAGGTCTCAAATGCCTCGTCATAGGTGGTCTCAGGCTTCTCATCTTTTCGAAGAGACTCTGCTGCCTGCTGATCAATCTGCAAAGCACCACCGTTTTACATTAATCCCAAATCAATTAAGTTCCATGATTAACGTAGATCACATCCATTTGAGATGAACTTTTACTTCCCAGGAAACTAAAGCATCGATCTATGATGAGAGATTTCAATTAGAGATTCTCATCGAAATAGAAAGAGTAATGAGATTCGACATTTCACCTGTTGAAGAATCGTTTCGGCGGCTTTGAGCTTCGACGAGATCCAATTCGCCATTTTCTTCAACTGTCCGTCAAATTGAGATGACACTAAAGAGCCAAAACGGCACCGTCTCGTCAGTGATCCTGAATTGGTCTCATCAGACGAaacgaggaggaagaagaattGGAGGTGAAATATTACAGTGACGAGACGGTGACGTAGTTCATTAGCAAACCCAGAAAGCGACTCCTCCACACTAACCAAACCGGATCCGGTCAGTGTTTCGGTTCACgattcatataaaattttaaagatgtGTTTTgaataaagaagagaagagaggaattGGTGTGTCTTATTCCATGAATAATgaattctttatatatagataCAATATGAGGGTTTAGCTTGGAGACCAAGTACAAGTAAATCTTGGTGAACAAGATTTTCTATAATTGACATCACAATAAATATAACACTTCTCCTTGATGTCTATTATGCGCGTATGATACTGCCTCGTTaaaaaaccttaccaggaaaacccagtgggaaaAACCATGGTTAAGAGAAAAAGAGTGCAGCGCGCAATTACTTCCCCTCATGTATACTAACGTCAAGATCCTTGAGACGATGTAATCCAATAAGATGAACCAACTTCTTGAAAGTAGAAGTGGGTAGCGCATTGGTGAATAAGTCAGATTAATTGTCACTTGAACGAACTTGAACGATACGAACATCGCCATTCTTCTGTAGATCATGGGTGAAAAAGAATTTCGGTAGAATGTGCTTTGTCCTGTCTCCTTTGATGTAAccatctttgagttgagcgATACATGCAGCATTATCCTCATACATGACTGTTGGGGATTCTTTCCCTGTAGATAGACCACAATCTGACGGATCTTAACCATACACACTCGCGACTAGCTTCATGAATGGCTAAAATCTCTGCGTGGTTGGAAGAAGTAGCAGCAATTGCTTGCTTCAtcgaacgccaagatatagcagttcCACCACAAGTAAACACATATCCTGTTTGTGATCTAGCATTGTGGGGATCAGACATGTATCCaacatctgcaaaaccaatcaaATCTTCTGTGGATGGGTTAGAAAAGAATATTCCCATGTCTTTCGTACCTTGGAGGTATCGGAGTATATGTTTTATTCCATTCCAATGCCTACGAGTTGGGCATGAACTAAACCTTGCCAGTAGATTCActgcaaatgatatatcaggtcttgtatgACTGGCAAGGTACATTAATGCCCCTATAGCACTTAAGTATGGTACTTCAGGACCAAGAACTTCTTCATTCTTCTCTCTAGGGCGGAAGGGATCTTTATTCACATCGAGTGATCTTACCACCATTGGACTACTCAAAGGATGTGCTTGATCCATAGAAAATTGTTTAGCAACCTTTTCTGTGTAAGTTTCTTGATGCACTAAGATTCCATTCTTAAAGTGCTCAATTTGTAGTCCCAagcaaaatcttgtttttccaagatctttcatctcaaattctttctTCAAGTAATCCATTGTAATTGAAATCTCTTCAGGAGTTCCAATAATgtttaaatcatcaacatacactgcaaTTATAACATATCCTTTCTCAAATCtttttataaagatacatggactgataggaTCGTTTTTATAGCCTTCTTTCAACAAGTACTCACTTAggcgattataccacatacgtcctgattgtttcagtccataaCGAGATCGATTTAACTTTATGCTATAACTTTCTCGAGAATTAGAATTTGCTGCTTCTGGCAGTTTAAATCCTTCAGGGACTTTCATGTAAATGTCAGTATCTAGTGGGCCATATAAGTAAGCTGTGACTACATCCATTAAGCGTAAATCAAGTCCTTCCTTTATCGCCAGACTGATAAGGAACCTGaatgtagtagcatccaccacaggagAGTATGTCTCttcataatcaattcctggtATTTGTGAAAATCCTTGAGCAACTAaacgtgctttgtatctcacaaTCTCACcattttcattcatttttcGCACAAAAACCCATTTATATCCCACTGGTTTTACACCTTTAGGTGTACGGACTACAAGTCCAAACACTGCTCTCTTTACAAGAGATTTTAATTCAGCATCtattgcttctttccattttgGCCAATCACTTCTTCGTGTACACTCTTCAATAGATTTTGGTTCATGATCCTCTTCCATAAGATTAACTGCTACATTGTATGCAAAAATATCATTGACGTCGATTTGCTTTCGGTTCCATTTCATTCCAGACATGACATAGTTAGTTGAGATCTCTTCAATatcaggtacctgaatttctTTTTGTGTCATGTTCTCTTCTGGAGATTTTTCATTTGTAGTAATTACCTCGGTTTCATTATTGCCAATTTCTGCTCCTTTTCTTTTTCGAggatttttatctttagaaccGATAGGtttaccacgcttcaggcgtgttttagACTCATTAGCAGATTGATTTTGTCCTTTTTGGAAATTCATTCTAACTGGAGCATTTACAACTGGGATATGTGACACAGTCACTCTTTTTGGGTTAGTAAATGCATCTGGCAACTGGTTTGCTAAGCTTTgtaaatgaattatcttttggacttctaggTCACATTCTTTAGTTCGAGAATCAAGATAAGATAATGATAATTCATTCCAATTAATATCCTTTCCCAActgtttcttctcttcccctAATGTTGGAAAAACAGACTCATTAAAATGACAGTCTACGAATCGGGCCTTAAATAAATCCCCTGTGGATGGCTCCAAGTATTTaattattgatggagaatcatatccaacatatattcctaAACTTCTTTGAGGTCCCATTTTAGATCGCTGTGGTGGAGCAATCGGAACATATACTGCACATCCGAATATCTTAAGATGGGAAATATTGGGCTCATGACCCATAATCAATTGTGATGGGGAGAATTGATGATTACTCGTTGGCCTTATGCGAATCAACGCTGCTGCATGTAATATAGCATGCCCCCATGCAGAGACTGAGAGTTTTGATTAcataagcaatggtctagcAATCAACTGAAGACGTTTAATTAACGATTCAGCTAAACCATTTTGTGTGTGAACATGTGCTACAGGATGTTCAACACTTATCCCAATAGACAtgcaataatcattaaaagtcTGGGACATGaattcaccagcattgtctaggcGAATTGCCTTAAGGgaa
The window above is part of the Brassica napus cultivar Da-Ae chromosome C8, Da-Ae, whole genome shotgun sequence genome. Proteins encoded here:
- the LOC106387655 gene encoding uncharacterized protein LOC106387655 isoform X1, translating into MVARLEGEKQSLEKIVDERAKQQAREAAELQTNMMETLDAADLEKQKHNNTRMEVFSHLAGLEATNTELTRSFAAGQKKLQTQIDQVTLLREQVEVKESALEVLKRKTSNIRGSGNLLNKLDASRGDIFEHQMLEAEISLLTDKIGRLQDKANKLEADISTMKKDLEEPTEVETELRRRLDQLTDHLIQKQSQVEALSSEKATILFRIEARLIEDNKGMSATEASSQDLEAGEWKLSGSKLKPAFQSKIRSGKKHLGWLVMQLNAIFVSGTVFLRRNPTAKKWALVYLVCLHLWVRPKTGPIPRRWRDGRSLRERRERANFRREKGGHKTWRKGNSFLFLVDVIFPLLCISSFPNHSEFSFWILFIYLHLVILI
- the LOC106387655 gene encoding uncharacterized protein LOC106387655 isoform X2 produces the protein MVARLEGEKQSLEKIVDERAKQQAREAAELQTNMMETLDAADLEKQKHNNTRMEVFSHLAGLEATNTELTRSFAAGQKKLQTQIDQVTLLREQVEVKESALEVLKRKTSNIRGSGNLLNKLDASRGDIFEHQMLEAEISLLTDKIGRLQDKANKLEADISTMKKDLEEPTEVETELRRRLDQLTDHLIQKQSQVEALSSEKATILFRIEARLIEDNKGMSATEASSQDLEAGEWKLSGSKLKPAFQSKIRSGKKHLGWLVMQLNAIFVSGTVFLRRNPTAKKWALVYLVCLHLWRSWCKDLIPKNLNLFLLPFGLQTPDQLKLLSVPDPRHSQLHVHNRTSSRSRHSQLAIQISRLQQLAN